A stretch of Brassica rapa cultivar Chiifu-401-42 chromosome A08, CAAS_Brap_v3.01, whole genome shotgun sequence DNA encodes these proteins:
- the LOC103835989 gene encoding uncharacterized protein LOC103835989 codes for MSGDSLLASKQGSSLSRFFQTKSVNHSQGLDSPKNTKFHQLYKFELEHDVKRLKDQLQKETALRTLLLKASDQSHKIELSHTSSLPRGVQELLSSIVTMEATVTMLEEEIMSLHFLLIQERNERKLAEYSLTHSLSPPNATDLVRLSKKKEILRRKDPHRSKVPRSLQSCDNANELSKEMIRCMRNIFVSLGETSAGSKSSQEIVPFSPTRKNASSSSTWWSPSEHSRISKWVQSPRIDIKKNSDVLATESNVFDPYRVQGKLSWADIGSYRSATEVTSMSVEEKRLGYASDELWRFRHLVERLARVNPTELSHNEKLAFWINIYNALIMHAYLAYGVPKTDLKLFSLMQKAAYTVGGHSYNAATIEFMTLKMNPPLHRPQIALLLSILKLKVSEEQKQAGIDTHEPLVSFALSCGMHSSPAVRIYSAENVGEELEDAQKDYIQASVGVSPRGKLIVSKMLHCFAKNFVDDSKVALWISRHLPPRHAAFVEQCIHRRQRWGFLDSSSSKCGVIPFDSRFRYLFLP; via the exons ATGTCTGGAGACTCTCTGCTCGCTTCCAAACA AGGAAGTTCTTTGTCCAGATTCTTTCAGACCAAATCAGTTAATCACTCGCAG GGTCTTGATTCTCCCAAGAACACCAAGTTTCACCAACTTTACAAGTTCGAACTCGAGCATGAT GTGAAGAGATTAAAAGATCAACTGCAAAAAGAGACTGCACTTCGCACTCTATTGCTGAAAGCTTCTGATCAAAGCCACAAGATTGAGCTGTCTCACACTTCTTCTCTTCCACGTGGT GTTCAAGAACTTCTCTCCAGTATAGTAACTATGGAAGCTACAGTCACTATGCTCGAAGAAGAGATCATGTCTCTGCACTTCTTGCTGATTCAAGAACGGAACGAGAGGAAACTCGCCGAATACAGCCTCACACATTCTCTGTCTCCACCT AATGCTACAGATTTGGTTAGACTttccaaaaagaaagaaatattacGCCGCAAAGATCCTCACAGAAGCAAAGTGCCTAGGTCTTTGCAAAGCTGTGATAACGCTaatgagctatccaaggagaTGATAAGATGCATGAGAAACATATTTGTATCTCTCGGAGAGACATCTGCTGGTTCCAAATCCTCGCAAGAGATTGTTCCTTTCTCACCTACTCGCAAGAatgcttcatcatcatcaacatggTGGTCGCCTTCAGAACACTCGCGGATCTCCAAGTGGGTACAGAGCCCACGGATCGATATCAAGAAGAACTCAGATGTTTTAGCAACAGAGAGCAACGTGTTTGATCCGTATAGAGTCCAGGGAAAGCTGAGCTGGGCTGATATAGGAAGCTACAGATCCGCAACTGAAGTGACTTCCATGTCTGTTGAGGAGAAACGGCTTGGTTATGCTTCAGATGAGTTATGGAGATTCAG ACACCTTGTCGAAAGACTTGCCAGAGTCAATCCAACAGAACTAAGCCACAACGAGAAGCTCgccttctggatcaacatataCAATGCCTTGATCATGCAT GCATACTTGGCTTATGGCGTACCCAAAACCGACTTGAAGCTCTTCTCCTTGATGCAAAAG GCTGCTTATACAGTTGGTGGGCATTCATACAACGCAGCAACGATCGAATTCATGACTCTGAAGATGAACCCTCCTCTGCATCGACCTCAGATT GCTCTGCTCCTCTCCATTCTCAAGCTGAAAGTATCAGAAGAACAGAAACAGGCGGGGATAGATACACATGAGCCTCTAGTGTCGTTCGCTCTCAGCTGCGGAATGCACTCATCCCCAGCG GTGAGGATATACTCAGCGGAGAACGTAGGAGAGGAGCTTGAAGATGCTCAGAAAGATTATATCCAGGCGTCAGTGGGAGTGAGCCCCAGGGGGAAGTTGATTGTATCCAAGATGCTTCACTGTTTTGCTAAGAACTTTGTCGATGACTCCAAGGTTGCTCTGTGGATCTCACGGCACTTGCCTCCTCGCCACGCTGCGTTCGTTGAGCAGTGTATTCACCGGAGACAACGGTGGGGGTTTCTGGATTCATCTAGTAGCAAATGCGGAGTTATTCCTTTTGATTCACGGTTTCGGTATTTGTTCCTTCCGTAA
- the LOC103835988 gene encoding 50S ribosomal protein L20: protein MNKKEIFKLAKGFRGRAKNCIRIARERVEKALQYSYRDRRNKKREMRGLWIERINAGSRQHGVNYGNFIHGLMKENIQLNRKVLSELSMHEPYSFKALVDVSRNSFPGNKNVVQAPRKVDVSSINA, encoded by the exons ATGAACAAGAAGGAGATCTTCAAGCTAGCAAAGGGTTTCAGGGGAAGAGCGAAGAACTGCATAAGAATCGCGAGGGAGAGAGTGGAGAAAGCTCTTCAGTACTCTTACAGAGACAGGCGCAACAAGAAGCGTGAGATGAGAGGTCTCTGGATCGAGCGTATCAACGCCGGCTCTCGTCAGCACGGT GTGAACTACGGTAACTTTATCCACGGACTGATGAAGGAGAACATCCAGCTGAATCGTAAAGTCCTCTCTGAGCTGTCTATGCATGAGCCTTACAGCTTCAAAGCACTCGTGGACGTCTCCCGCAACTCATTCCCTGGAAACAAGAACGTGGTCCAAGCCCCTCGGAAAGTAGACGTTTCTTCTATCAATGCCTAG
- the LOC103835990 gene encoding LOW QUALITY PROTEIN: uncharacterized protein LOC103835990 (The sequence of the model RefSeq protein was modified relative to this genomic sequence to represent the inferred CDS: substituted 1 base at 1 genomic stop codon): MGGGEPMDHHQQRISATKSDGVGQGNLYSPDHAIKVATKLDENVGQGDLYSPDHAIKIATSPEHKLNSECEEEKQRMLGLKSLATVKDXVLEKLAAAAVPSESLENAKQFLEGVIKDFAGAAQGMTKDALHRIKTHLAVILPSVSPSVTGKIVDDAEKEEEDERKSEASSNDGSAGKLPFSKL; this comes from the exons ATGGGAGGAGGAGAACCGATGGATCATCATCAACAACGAATCTCCGCCACGAAATCCGACGGTGTGGGACAGGGGAACCTCTACTCTCCTGACCACGCGATCAAAGTCGCTACGAAACTCGACGAAAACGTGGGACAGGGGGATCTGTATTCTCCTGACCACGCGATCAAAATCGCTACGAGCCCTGAGCATAAGCTTAACTCTGAGTGTGAGGAGGAGAAGCAGAGGATGTTGGGGCTGAAGAGTCTCGCGACGGTTAAGGACTAAGTACTAGAGAAGCTAGCGGCGGCTGCGGTTCCGTCGGAGTCGCTGGAGAACGCTAAACAGTTTTTGGAAGGTGTGATCAAGGACTTCGCTGGAGCGGCGCAGGGGATGACTAAAGACGCGTTGCACCGGATTAAAACCCATCTCGCTGTTATTCTTCCCTCTGTCTCTCCTTCCGTCACCGGAAAG ATCGTGGACGATgcggagaaggaagaagaagatgagagaaaGTCAGAAGCGAGCTCCAACGATGGATCCGCCGGAAAGTTACCTTTCTCAAAGCTTTGA